ctggatctgagtgaaatcacctgactcatctggatctgactcaatatgtttgttttgagtcagatctgacccatctgactcaaaaaacgtgagtcagtggtttggtccgtgagtcaggggtattttttTACCTGAttcaaatgggtccgagtcaggggttatgtccgagtcataggtcgagtcagatctgattcaaaatgcaaaacaaacggtccGACTGgtgactcggcccgagtcagaagttgactcagatccagacgtcgagtcagctgcaaacaaacaagatgtatGAGAAGCCATGGCTTAAAAGAATTTTTAATTGAAACATCTGATTTCTTGTGAATCTGTACACGAACAAATCTAAAATTAAGAAAGGTTTAAAACACCAGGGTTTACTATATTAGGCAATCCAGAAACGGATTTGCAAGGATCCAAAGAACTTTCTAGCGTTCTCACCTTATCAATTCGAATTTTTATGCTAATAACTGCATCATGATCAGAGGTATAAATTTTGATATAATAATTGAAGCTCTTATAATAAGCAAGTGAAAACTGATCGATTACAAAGTTTTCAAAGTTACTGGTAGAAGAGTGCACCTCCAACAATCCTCCAAATCGATAACAAATAAAATCAAGTAAGATATTATTCTATTAATCCGGCGCTCATAACTTCTTCCAACTGCACCAGAGATACAACCATAGGACACCATGGATCACCGATCAATCCAAATTTTTAAGCAGACTTTGACACAGCGGAAAACATGTAAATGTTATCACTAACTGACATCAATTAAACTAACTGTTTGACTAGGATCTGTAGTTGACTaacgggtcaacgacccaaactcaaaactggacaaacttaggacccaaataCTCTATCATACTAAAACTTTCGACCCAAATACTAATTTACTCTAAAATTTTCTCTTGCAAATTTTACCGGGATACTCTCTAAAGGAAAAATGTAATGATTTGTTTAACAAAATGCAAGTTGTTTATGTCATAAAACTTATAGTTAAAATAGCATTTAATTGGTAAACAAGATTTATCAACTCACCATAAGCCTCTTATAGGAGGCCTTCACACagttccagaagaaaggaaagcGAGAACTGAAAGATAGAACTTTCAATCCGAGAGTCTTTTATATACAACTGATTGAATGCAGTTCCTCTTTTATATACTACTAGTGGGTAATACATATTACTGAAAGATAGAACTTTTCTCTTGACTACTATTGCGGGAGCAAGCATCTctgaaaaatgaaacacaaatattATCAATCTGGACCTGGTATATTATGAGGTGAATACAAACCATCCTTCTTACCCTCATTAACAGTGCCTCTCCGTTTTCTCGTTGAACTTTCACATGAGATTCCATGTCTCTTTCTTCCTTGCCCAAGTGGAGAGGGTATAAAAGTGACAAATTCTTCTTGTGGTCCATGACTCTCTTCCGCAGGAATTGGAGAAGCAACAGGAGTGAAGCATTCTTCTTTTGATCCATGACTTTCTTGTGCAGGAATTGGAGACGCAATAGGGGTGGAGCATTCTTGTTTTGGTCCGAGACTCTCTTGGCCTGGAATTGGAGAAGCAACAGGGATAAGGcatgcttcttcttcttttggtcCGTGACTTTCTTGCTCAGGAATTGGAGATAGAACAGGAGCAAAACACTTCACTTTTGATCCATGACTTTCTGGCCCAAGAATTGGAGAAGGAACAGGAGCAAACCACTCTTCATTTGGTTCATCACTTTCTGGCGCGAGAACTTGAGAAGGAACAGGGGTGAAACACTCTTCTTTTGGTACATATCTTTCTGGCGCGAGAACTGGAGAAGGAACACGAGCAAAACACTCTTCTCTTGGACACCCATTTCCCTTGAAAACTTTAACGAGGAACTGCATTCCACCATCATGCCTAAACACTAGGAAATCATACTTTTTCAAGCAGTTCTCTTGCACAAATTTCTCCCAGCCATCCTCGAGGTAGGTTCCATTTTCAGTTTTGTTCACTTGTACAACCCAAGATGCTCCATTAGGGCACTGAAGAATTGCCCGTCCACATGCTGGAGATTCTGTGGGTAATCTCTGACAGAATGCTACAGGAATGCGCTGAAAACCGGAGAAAATAAAATCTCATGTTCACTACTAGTGGGTAATACATATTACAGTTACCAGGTAACAAACAAAGGTGGTAAACAAGAAGTCATTCATTCCAATACAAAGCTATAATGCAGCAAACATAAAGTTGATTCCGAGAAGCAATCCGAGAGtcttatatatacaaaaatcccGCAAGAAACACCAGTCTTTGACCACCAAGCAACCAACGAACGTCGTGACATCGAAGATATGACCATGAAACAAAATTTAAAAGTGCATACCTCAGCAcatttagaattttattttgttaccACTTCACATAAATAATTTAGAGCCATTTGTAAAGATGGACTTGTTTGCGCCATGATCCAACTGTATATTAACTCAGGCCTTTAGAATGGATGTCATGTACAAATGGGACAACTATTAACTCGTTCTGGATAATAATCTGCAACAAATATGTGCCTAACGGCATATTGATTACCTGAATAAACAAGTACATACGCAAATATAATGAATCCCATGATATTACATATGTTTCTGTACGTCTTCTGATGAAAACATAAGGTAAGACCGCAAAGTAGTTCAGTAAAAACATTTGATACCCCTGGCCGAAGAGCCACTTCATTCATCATCCAAATCATCGTCAACAAAGACTGGAATTCGAGAGATACGGAAGATCATTACAAATGTTGCATCCGGAAGTCTACCAATGAGTTCAAAAAGCAAGCAATCACCAATATTCAGCTTGTTGTCCGTGGCAAATTTTTTCCAGCCTCTATGTAAATAGTAGTTTTCACATCCGCTTAAGCTGGCACGAAGCTCCCAACTGCGGCCTTCCACATTTTGTAGTAAGACATGATCCATTCTTTCTTCCCCACATTTTGTTGGAAGATGTTCTCTTGCAAATTTAACCGGTATATACTGTAAAAGAAAAACGTATTGATTCGGTTAAGAATAGTAGTTGTTTTGTCTTCATAAACCTTTCAAATAAAACCATCTATTGAAATCCTTGATTTATCCACTCACCATACGGAGAACGCTGGAAGGCTTCATAGAGGTCCGGAAGAAATGAAAGGGAGAACTGAAAGAATTGACTTTGCTCTCAAATGCGATTGCTGAAGCAAACTTCTCTGGAAATTGAAATACATATATTATTATCAATCTGGTATTACGATGAGGTGAATGTAACCAATCCTTTCTTATCGTTGAATTTTCACATGCCTTCCCACATCTCTTTCTTTCTTGTGCAGGAAATGGAGAAGGAACGGGAACCGGAATGCGACAGATATGGAAGTTCATTGCAAAAGTTGAATCTGGAAGTCTATCAATGAGTTCAAAAATCACACAATCACCAATTTTCAGCTTGTTGTCTGTGGAAAAGTGTTTCCACCCTGCACCAAATGTGTATTTACGTCCAGCTGGTTTGACAAGAACCTCCCAACTGAGACCTTCCTCATTTTGTAGCAAGACGGCCACGCCATATGGATTTGTTACCTCAGCTGCAAGATGTTCTCTTGCAAATTTGTATTGTCTGTAAAACGTAGATGTATAATTAAAAACGGAGTTCCCAGTGTTCATAAAACCTTTACTTCAACAGCATATATTGGCATGCATGATTTATCAAGTCACCATACAAAATCTGCTTCCAGAAACGTTGGAGGACTTAATAGAGGtccagaagaaaggaaagggGGAATTGAAAGACATGACTTTCCTTGGGACTGCTCCTTCTGCAGCAAACTTCTCTGGAAAATcaaaattgcaaatatcataAATTTTGTAGTAATATGGGGTGAATGCAAGTACGCAATCAATCCTTCTTACCTTGACTAGAAGAGCCCTCCTCTTTTATCCTCGAATTTTCACTTGGAATGCGCTGAAAATCGAAACAAtaaaattttatgttctttacaaGTAAGTAATACATATTATAGTAGCTAGCTACCAGGTAACAGACAATGGTGATAAACATGAAATCTATCATTCCACACAAAGTTACAATGTAGTAAACATCAATCAGGGATTAGATTCCAAGTAATTCCAAGAAGCAATCAGGGAGTTTCTAGGTAAACATGGAGATGTTTGCGCTCTCTCTAAAACTGCCATCACCCTCTCGAATCTCCTACTCTCATAGTTCGATATCTGTCATGGAAGGATTGGGAAAATAAAACTTCATTTCGTTTTCATTGCACAAGGAATCATATTTTATTGGACGAAGAACCAAAGAGGATATGTTACACATTCAACTGAAAATAAACAATCTTATGTTTACTCTAGCACAGATTAAACTCGAAATCAGTGTAAACATGAAGTTCAGAACACAGCAATAAATCAAATATCATACAGAGATGCATCATTATGTGGGTCTCAAGTGGTTTTGGTAACAGATCTTCCAAGCAAGGAAAACAACAACACAAGATGAACGAATGAAACATGGAAATCATCATTACGGAGAAATGCATCACTATGTGGGTCTACTaagcaaagaagaaaaaacacaagATGATAAATGAAGCATGGAAAATCATCGCATCATCCTCAACACTATATAGAGATAACAGATCAAACACTTGAGCTACATGAAGAAACTTAACTGAAAACAAAAAATTCCACagaaaacaaatccaaaacccagaaaagaagatgatgattatatCATACATACCAatcctctgttttcttcttcttcttcttcttcatgtaaGATATTGAAGAAGTGATATTTCTTTTCAGCTGCTGGTTCAACAACCTTGTACTCCATTGCATCAAACAATAAAAAACCACAAAGCTTTTACTTCAAAAACCCAGATAGATGAATTTACTCTTCTTTGTATTTCTCTTCTGTGTTTTGTCTCTCTCTGCACATAGATGAATGAATGAAACCCTTAATCTTGTTTTTCTCAGAGAATTCAATGAATAGTGTATGATTTTCGCCAAACCCCATCTTCCCAGCAATAAATGTTAAACCCTTCCATGATGGGTTTGGATTCGACATCAAAATGCACAGAGCTTTCGTCCAATGCAAGATCACCAGAAAATGAGACTTCATTGATTTTCTTTCAGCTGTTCTCTGTATCGTCTCATTTACTCTGTTTCAgtggaaataaataaaataactcttTGACTCAAAGGTCAAAACTCCATTAATCTCTCAGGGCAACCACAGTCAATGTAATCTCTCAGGGCAACCACAGTTAATCAGGAGAGCCCGACTCAGTGAGTCTGCAATTTGACATTTTAGTAATTGATGACTCATCTTACTATTATCTGCGCTAATGGTCATGCAGGAAATTCCATTAAGCCAACTATCTGCAATTACGCCCATGCGGAAATGCATATTAAACTTGAAATACCAAAGAAACCATCTAATTACATAAGTTTTTGTGTGCAACTGGTTCAAATAAAAACATGTAAAAGGAAGTTCAAGTAGTTAACCATCTAATGACTGACACTCTGAACAGCAGCTTCATTCTTGCACCGAATCATCCTGAAACGACTGGAACTCCATAAATATGGAAGTTCATCAAAAACTTTGCATCTGGAAGTCTATCAATGAGTTCAAAAATCACATAATCTCCAACTTTCAGTTTGTTGTCAGTGGCAAACTTTGAATAGCCTTTACTGAAAATGTATTGATATGCATTTGTGATGACACGAAGATCCCAAGTGTGGCCTTCCTCATTTTGTAGCAAGACCTCGATACTTTGTTCCCCGCTTATAGAGTTTGCTGCCTTAGCTGTAAAATGTTCTCTTGAAAATTTTATCGGGATAGTCTGTAAAGGAAAAGTGTAATGATTTGTTTAACAAAATGGTAGTTGTTTAAGTTCATATAACCTTTAGTTGAATAGCATCTAATCCACAAACAAGATTTATTAACTCACCATATGCCTCTGATAGGGGGACTTCACACAGTTCCAGAAGAAAGGAATAGGAGAACTGAAAGATAGAACTTTTCTCTTGACTACTGTTGCGGAAGCAAGCATCTctgaaaaatgaaacacaaatattATCAATCTGGTATATTATGAGGTGAATGCAGACCATCATTCTTACCGTCATAAACAGTGCCTCTCCATCTTCTCGTTGAACTTTCACATGAGATTCCATGTCTCTTTCTTCCTTGCCGAGGTACAGAAATAACAAATTCTTCTCGTGGTCCATGACTCTCTTCCGCAGGAATTGGAGAAGCAACAAGAGTGAAGCATTCTTCTTTTGGAACTCGATGGATGTAGAAGTTCATTAAATACTTTGCATCTGGAAGTCTATCAATGAGTTCGAAAATCACATAATCCCCAACTTTCAGGTTGTAGTAAGTGGAAAACTTTGGATAGCCTTTAGTGAAATAGTAATGAGATGCAATTGAGGTGACACGAAGCTCCCGAGTGCGGCCTTCCTCATTTTGTAGCAAAACATCTATACTTTCTTCCCCGCTTATTGGGTCGTAAGTTTTGGTATGTTTTAGTGTATGGGTCCTAAATTTGTCCGATTTTGAGTTTGGGTCGTTGACTCGTTAGTCAAACCGGTTGACTAACTATTTAAGTTAAACTATTAACTTAGGGTTAGTTCCGTTTGTTTAACATTGCACTTCGGTTTTTCTCGGCTAAGATTTAGGATCGGAAAATTCTCCAATTAACCTTGATAACTTCGACAGGAAAATCAAATTAGATACAAAAAATCGAAAATCAACGATCTATATTTGAccatttgattataaaaaaaataatgaaacccaTGAATGAGAAATCAAAAAGTGCTTAATTAGCCTTGTTTTTTTGGGTTTAGCAAACATTTCAGATAAACCAACAAGAGCAGGTGAAGAAACACTATgactatgtttgtttactcctgaatcatctgagtcgt
This genomic interval from Papaver somniferum cultivar HN1 unplaced genomic scaffold, ASM357369v1 unplaced-scaffold_107, whole genome shotgun sequence contains the following:
- the LOC113327962 gene encoding uncharacterized protein LOC113327962, coding for MAQTSPSLQMALNYLCEVRIPVAFCQRLPTESPACGRAILQCPNGASWVVQVNKTENGTYLEDGWEKFVQENCLKKYDFLVFRHDGGMQFLVKVFKGNGCPREECFARVPSPVLAPERYVPKEECFTPVPSQVLAPESDEPNEEWFAPVPSPILGPESHGSKVKCFAPVLSPIPEQESHGPKEEEACLIPVASPIPGQESLGPKQECSTPIASPIPAQESHGSKEECFTPVASPIPAEESHGPQEEFVTFIPSPLGQGRKRHGISCESSTRKRRGTVNEEMLAPAIVVKRKVLSFSNMYYPLVVYKRGTAFNQLYIKDSRIESSIFQFSLSFLLELCEGLL
- the LOC113327690 gene encoding B3 domain-containing protein REM9-like, with product MNTGNSVFNYTSTFYRQYKFAREHLAAEVTNPYGVAVLLQNEEGLSWEVLVKPAGRKYTFGAGWKHFSTDNKLKIGDCVIFELIDRLPDSTFAMNFHICRIPVPVPSPFPAQERKRCGKACENSTIRKDWLHSPHRNTRLIIIYVFQFPEKFASAIAFESKVNSFSSPFHFFRTSMKPSSVLRMYIPVKFAREHLPTKCGEERMDHVLLQNVEGRSWELRASLSGCENYYLHRGWKKFATDNKLNIGDCLLFELIGRLPDATFVMIFRISRIPVFVDDDLDDE